A stretch of the Asticcacaulis sp. ZE23SCel15 genome encodes the following:
- the trpC gene encoding indole-3-glycerol phosphate synthase TrpC: MTDILAKIADYKRDEVARRRRDMSLDDIETRIQDVGAPRGFATALMVDKRPGSLSLIAEIKKASPSKGLIREDFNPPELARAYAAGGASCLSILTDGPSFMGDESHFVVARNAVTLPCIRKEFLVDTWQVAESRGYGADAILVIMAMVDDALASDLIAAAQHYKMDALVEVHDANEMSRALKLKSNLIGVNNRNLRNFEIDISTTESLSRMVSPDHILVAESGIFTVDDVIRLEATGACAMLVGESLMRQADVTLAAKKLLSLA; encoded by the coding sequence ATGACTGATATTCTTGCCAAAATTGCTGACTATAAACGCGATGAGGTGGCACGCCGCCGCCGGGATATGTCTTTAGATGACATCGAAACCCGGATTCAAGACGTAGGCGCGCCTCGTGGGTTTGCGACCGCCTTAATGGTCGATAAACGGCCCGGTAGTTTAAGCCTCATTGCTGAGATCAAAAAAGCCAGCCCGTCAAAAGGCTTGATCCGTGAAGATTTCAATCCCCCAGAACTGGCGCGCGCCTACGCTGCTGGCGGTGCCTCATGCTTATCGATTTTGACTGACGGCCCTAGCTTCATGGGCGACGAATCACACTTTGTGGTCGCAAGAAATGCAGTAACCCTGCCCTGTATACGCAAAGAATTTCTCGTCGATACCTGGCAGGTCGCGGAATCGCGCGGCTACGGAGCCGACGCTATTTTAGTCATCATGGCGATGGTGGATGACGCCTTGGCAAGCGATCTAATAGCGGCTGCGCAACACTATAAAATGGATGCCCTGGTTGAAGTTCATGATGCCAATGAGATGAGCCGCGCCCTTAAACTTAAGTCCAACCTTATCGGTGTAAATAATAGAAACTTAAGAAATTTTGAGATCGATATATCAACCACTGAGAGCTTATCCCGGATGGTGTCGCCGGATCATATACTGGTTGCTGAAAGCGGTATTTTTACTGTCGACGATGTCATCCGCCTTGAAGCCACAGGCGCCTGCGCCATGTTGGTAGGGGAAAGTTTGATGCGTCAGGCTGATGTTACACTGGCCGCAAAAAAACTTTTATCATTAGCTTGA
- the gltX gene encoding glutamate--tRNA ligase encodes MSDTLSPDVVTRFAPSPTGYLHIGGARTALFNWLYAKAKGGRFLIQIEDTDRERSTPEAVEAIFEGLNWLGLNTDEEIVFQSSREPQHKQVVQSLYQSGHAYACFMTHEETEAARETARASGHALRSPWRDRVPTAEQLATPHVIRFKGPLDEPLVINDAVQGQVSFNTKDMDDLILLRSDGTPTYNLAVVVDDHDMGVTHVIRGDDHLNNAARQTLIYKAAGWNVPTFAHIPLIHGPDGAKLSKRHGAQAVGDYQGLGYLPEAMRNYLARLGWSHGDDEIFNDQQMIDWFDIKDINKAPARLDFDKLNHVNAHWIRECEPKRLLILVHDDLISRGVAIDARSAEIIERTLPLIVERAVKITDFADLLAFALAKRPFQIDEKTKKLLTEETFDRLSRLHENLLSLSDWSVGSLDVTLKNFVENEGVGFGKIGPALRGILSGGHPAPDISRILAALGKSEGLARLKDGLSK; translated from the coding sequence ATGTCCGATACCTTATCCCCCGACGTTGTGACCCGCTTTGCCCCTTCACCCACGGGTTATCTGCATATCGGCGGAGCGCGCACAGCCCTTTTTAACTGGCTTTATGCAAAAGCCAAAGGGGGGCGCTTTCTGATACAAATCGAAGATACCGATCGTGAGCGTTCGACGCCAGAGGCTGTGGAAGCCATTTTTGAGGGCTTGAACTGGCTAGGGCTCAATACAGACGAAGAGATCGTTTTTCAGTCCTCTCGTGAACCGCAGCATAAGCAAGTGGTCCAGTCCCTGTACCAATCTGGCCACGCCTATGCCTGCTTCATGACCCATGAAGAAACCGAAGCCGCGCGTGAAACCGCACGCGCATCAGGCCACGCCTTACGCTCGCCGTGGCGGGACCGTGTGCCAACCGCAGAACAACTCGCGACACCCCACGTCATCCGCTTCAAAGGCCCGCTTGACGAGCCACTTGTCATCAACGATGCCGTGCAGGGGCAGGTCAGCTTTAACACCAAAGACATGGACGACCTGATCCTGCTGAGATCAGATGGAACGCCGACTTACAATCTGGCCGTTGTGGTGGACGACCATGATATGGGCGTCACCCACGTCATCAGAGGCGACGACCACCTGAATAATGCCGCGCGACAAACCCTTATCTACAAGGCCGCAGGATGGAATGTACCGACCTTTGCGCATATCCCGCTTATTCACGGTCCAGACGGCGCCAAACTCAGCAAGCGCCATGGTGCCCAGGCCGTTGGAGATTATCAGGGCCTTGGTTATCTGCCCGAAGCCATGCGCAATTATTTGGCGCGGTTGGGGTGGTCTCACGGAGACGATGAAATTTTCAACGATCAACAGATGATTGACTGGTTCGACATTAAGGACATCAATAAAGCCCCTGCCCGTCTGGACTTCGATAAACTCAATCATGTCAATGCCCATTGGATAAGGGAGTGTGAGCCGAAGCGTCTTTTGATACTGGTTCACGATGACCTGATCTCACGGGGTGTAGCTATCGATGCCCGTTCAGCGGAAATCATTGAGCGCACCCTGCCTCTGATCGTAGAGCGGGCGGTTAAAATCACTGATTTTGCCGATCTTCTGGCCTTCGCTTTAGCGAAACGTCCGTTTCAGATCGATGAAAAAACGAAAAAACTTTTGACCGAAGAAACATTCGATCGTCTTTCACGTCTTCACGAAAATTTGTTGTCTTTAAGTGACTGGTCCGTCGGTTCACTTGATGTAACTTTGAAAAATTTCGTTGAAAATGAAGGAGTTGGGTTCGGAAAGATCGGCCCTGCGCTGCGGGGGATACTGTCCGGCGGACACCCTGCCCCCGACATTTCGCGCATTTTGGCCGCCCTTGGCAAAAGCGAAGGCCTCGCACGACTTAAGGATGGTCTTTCCAAATAG
- a CDS encoding RNA polymerase sigma factor, whose translation MIQTKARSMFDGDGRQIMSLKEGSPSGAPTGSEDVPKDVADIMADLIARFDGRLRRYLKRFLNEPDSEDVLQDIYARLIKLSRQIPPPDFNAVYVFKTADSVVRDRHRRHVSRSGDQHVEISDALPQDAPSPFEALRWRQNADLLRRAISTLNRDERMVLMLHRVEGLKLTEISEKQRIPLRTVQRLLADALAKCRHKLKDSGWFEL comes from the coding sequence ATGATACAGACGAAGGCGCGTTCGATGTTCGATGGTGACGGCAGGCAAATCATGAGCCTCAAAGAAGGCAGTCCTTCAGGCGCGCCTACAGGGTCAGAAGACGTGCCCAAAGATGTAGCGGACATCATGGCCGACCTTATCGCACGTTTTGATGGGCGGTTGCGACGTTACCTTAAACGGTTTCTCAATGAACCCGATTCTGAGGATGTCTTGCAGGACATTTATGCCCGCCTCATCAAGCTATCCCGTCAGATCCCGCCCCCTGACTTTAATGCCGTCTATGTTTTCAAGACCGCCGACAGTGTGGTGCGCGACCGACATCGCCGCCATGTGAGCCGGTCAGGCGACCAGCATGTCGAAATTTCAGATGCCCTGCCACAGGATGCACCGTCACCTTTTGAGGCCCTGCGCTGGCGTCAGAACGCAGACCTGCTGCGGCGCGCCATTTCAACCCTTAATCGCGATGAGCGCATGGTCTTGATGCTGCACCGCGTCGAAGGGCTTAAACTCACCGAGATCTCAGAAAAGCAGCGCATTCCCCTGCGCACGGTTCAGCGCCTTCTGGCCGATGCCCTGGCTAAATGCCGTCATAAACTTAAGGACAGTGGATGGTTCGAGCTATAA
- a CDS encoding ComEC/Rec2 family competence protein, with protein MSLNLPKKILSSLVEALALQRGRFFLWLPVALGAGCATYLHLKFEPSWWSVWVLAGIASAIFWFIRKLNISAYITNFTLIFVVFLAGIILCKTRTENVAAPVIDASKNQYNVTAYVVDVVSSDSEAPRLLLAPIRIDGVLAADTPLRIRVTLRQWPADIDIKPGQAVRGFMILNSPSRPFMPGGYDFARAAWFDGLGAVGFVPGKLRIADQIRPRLRLSLMMGLNRLRWTITRNLVEDLKDKFPDGQALGGFAAALVTGHQAYLSPRMVQDMRDFGLAHILSISGLHMAIVGGFIFFASRALLALSPALTLKYPIKKWAAWLAIIGVLAYLALSGTPAPAIRAAVVAIIVFMAVIVDRRALSLRSLAIAAVIVLALMPEAVIEPGFQMSFAATAALLALAEAQKPLIKEISVPWAVRAVQNMGRAIWLSLMASLVAGAATTPFSLHYFNRISVYGMISNLLSSPISSFMLMPALALWTVLQATPLAAPFMYIAGAGLMLTDKISAWTASLDGAVRIMPSAPDYVLLISFAGILWLCLIRGRVRWVGLIAAISIIVWPRTHPPDVWIDPQGANAAISDRNVAYVLRPKVKQYGYEHWLRHYGLKDDRETGLPHNYDCKGLLCVPKPQAVHKIGFWFGNKPPKVEVIIRLCQSSELVISRAEIAEWPQICAKINRIDRDDIASLGALELSRQGNQWLIKGSEVSRGDRPWVR; from the coding sequence ATGTCGTTAAATCTGCCTAAAAAGATACTATCCTCTTTGGTTGAGGCTTTAGCATTACAAAGAGGCCGGTTCTTTTTGTGGTTACCCGTCGCCCTGGGGGCGGGATGTGCGACCTATCTTCATCTGAAATTTGAGCCTTCATGGTGGAGTGTCTGGGTACTGGCGGGGATTGCATCTGCAATCTTTTGGTTCATTAGAAAACTGAATATATCGGCGTATATAACTAATTTTACTTTGATTTTTGTGGTATTTTTAGCCGGAATAATTTTGTGTAAAACTAGGACGGAAAATGTCGCTGCACCTGTCATAGATGCTTCAAAAAACCAATACAATGTAACCGCTTATGTCGTAGATGTGGTTTCAAGCGACAGTGAGGCCCCCAGACTTTTGCTGGCCCCGATACGAATAGACGGGGTGCTGGCGGCTGACACGCCGCTTCGCATTAGGGTTACCTTGCGACAATGGCCCGCCGATATAGATATCAAACCGGGGCAGGCCGTGCGCGGTTTTATGATTTTAAATTCACCGTCACGCCCCTTTATGCCGGGCGGATATGATTTCGCGCGCGCGGCATGGTTCGATGGTTTAGGGGCAGTGGGGTTCGTTCCCGGTAAGCTACGCATCGCAGATCAGATTAGACCGCGGCTGAGGTTGTCACTCATGATGGGGCTCAATCGGCTACGCTGGACTATAACCCGTAATCTTGTAGAGGATCTAAAAGACAAATTTCCGGACGGACAGGCGTTAGGTGGCTTTGCTGCGGCTTTGGTAACGGGCCATCAAGCCTACCTTTCACCGCGCATGGTACAGGACATGCGCGACTTTGGATTGGCGCATATTCTTTCTATATCTGGCCTGCATATGGCGATTGTCGGAGGATTTATCTTTTTCGCCAGCCGAGCCCTTTTGGCTTTGTCGCCCGCACTGACGCTGAAGTATCCGATCAAAAAGTGGGCGGCGTGGTTAGCCATTATAGGGGTGCTGGCCTATCTGGCTCTGTCAGGTACACCGGCACCAGCTATCCGGGCGGCTGTAGTCGCCATCATCGTTTTCATGGCGGTTATTGTTGATCGTCGGGCCTTGAGTTTGAGGTCTTTAGCGATAGCGGCGGTAATCGTTCTGGCGCTGATGCCAGAGGCAGTTATTGAGCCGGGGTTTCAGATGTCCTTTGCAGCGACCGCCGCTCTTTTGGCTCTGGCGGAGGCACAAAAGCCGCTCATAAAGGAAATTAGTGTGCCATGGGCCGTACGGGCAGTTCAGAACATGGGCCGCGCTATCTGGTTATCGCTCATGGCATCACTGGTTGCGGGTGCGGCCACGACCCCGTTTTCATTGCATTATTTCAACCGCATTAGCGTTTACGGGATGATATCGAACCTGCTTTCATCCCCCATATCCAGTTTCATGCTGATGCCGGCGTTGGCTCTATGGACCGTTTTGCAGGCCACCCCGCTGGCAGCTCCGTTTATGTATATAGCGGGTGCTGGGCTTATGTTGACCGATAAGATATCGGCGTGGACGGCATCCCTGGATGGTGCCGTCAGGATCATGCCCAGTGCGCCGGATTATGTTCTTTTGATTTCATTTGCAGGCATACTGTGGCTTTGCCTGATACGAGGGCGTGTGCGCTGGGTGGGTTTAATCGCGGCCATCAGTATAATTGTGTGGCCACGAACACATCCGCCGGATGTATGGATTGATCCTCAAGGCGCCAATGCCGCCATAAGTGATAGAAATGTGGCTTACGTTTTACGGCCGAAGGTTAAACAGTATGGTTATGAACACTGGCTGCGCCATTATGGCCTGAAAGATGACAGGGAAACCGGACTGCCACACAACTACGATTGTAAGGGACTGTTATGTGTTCCCAAACCCCAAGCTGTTCATAAAATTGGCTTCTGGTTTGGGAATAAGCCTCCTAAAGTGGAAGTTATAATCAGGCTGTGCCAGTCTAGTGAATTGGTCATTTCACGCGCTGAGATCGCCGAATGGCCGCAAATTTGCGCGAAAATCAATCGAATTGACCGGGATGATATTGCATCACTTGGGGCCTTGGAACTCAGCAGGCAGGGCAATCAATGGCTGATAAAAGGCAGCGAAGTGAGCCGTGGAGATCGCCCATGGGTTCGTTAA
- the gltA gene encoding citrate synthase: protein MTQTTNPAKITVGDKVIDLPVQKGTLGPDVIDIRKLYAESDAFTYDPGFTSTASCESKITFIDGDKGILLHRGYPIDQLAEKSNFIETCYLLLHGELPSAAAFEEFETTITRHTMLHEQFDRFFSGFRRDAHPMAIMTGAVGALSAFYHDSLDIQDEKQREISAHRLIAKMPTIAARAYKYSVGQPFVYPKNDLSYSENFLRMCFAVPAEDYEVNPILAKAMDRIFILHADHEQNASTSTVRLAGSSGANPFACIAAGIACLWGPSHGGANEEALNMLKEIGTVDKIPEFIQGVKDRKYKLMGFGHRVYKNYDPRAKVMQTTCHEVLSAVGDPNDPLLQVARELERIALSDEYFVSRKLYPNIDFYSGITLSAMGFPTTMFTVLFALARTVGWIAQWKEMIEDPSQKIGRPRQLYTGSAQRDFVPLSQRA from the coding sequence ATGACCCAAACTACCAATCCCGCTAAAATTACCGTCGGCGATAAGGTCATAGATTTGCCGGTACAAAAGGGCACGCTGGGCCCTGATGTGATCGACATTCGTAAACTGTACGCTGAATCTGACGCCTTTACCTACGATCCGGGCTTTACCTCGACGGCTTCCTGCGAGTCCAAGATCACCTTTATCGATGGCGATAAGGGTATATTGCTGCACCGCGGTTATCCGATTGATCAACTGGCTGAAAAATCAAACTTCATAGAAACCTGCTATTTGTTGCTGCACGGCGAACTGCCATCAGCGGCAGCGTTTGAAGAGTTTGAGACGACCATCACCCGTCACACCATGTTGCATGAGCAATTCGACCGCTTCTTCTCCGGCTTCCGCAGAGACGCTCACCCTATGGCGATCATGACGGGTGCCGTTGGTGCCCTGTCGGCATTTTACCACGACAGCCTTGATATTCAGGATGAAAAACAGCGCGAAATTTCAGCACATCGCCTGATTGCGAAAATGCCGACGATTGCGGCCCGCGCCTACAAGTACAGCGTCGGCCAGCCCTTTGTTTATCCAAAGAACGACCTGTCCTATTCCGAAAATTTCCTGCGCATGTGCTTTGCCGTGCCTGCCGAAGATTATGAAGTGAACCCGATTCTGGCCAAGGCTATGGATCGCATCTTCATCCTCCATGCTGATCATGAACAGAACGCCTCGACATCAACGGTGCGTCTGGCCGGGTCTTCGGGCGCTAACCCGTTTGCCTGTATTGCTGCCGGCATCGCCTGTCTGTGGGGCCCGTCGCATGGCGGCGCTAACGAAGAAGCGCTCAACATGCTTAAGGAAATAGGCACGGTCGATAAGATCCCTGAGTTTATCCAGGGCGTTAAAGACCGTAAGTACAAGCTGATGGGCTTTGGTCACCGCGTCTATAAGAACTACGATCCACGCGCCAAGGTGATGCAGACGACCTGTCATGAAGTCTTGAGCGCTGTCGGTGATCCGAACGATCCACTGCTTCAGGTTGCCCGCGAACTGGAACGCATCGCGCTGTCGGATGAGTATTTCGTGTCGCGTAAGCTTTACCCGAATATCGACTTCTATTCAGGTATCACCCTGTCGGCCATGGGCTTCCCGACCACCATGTTCACCGTGCTGTTTGCCCTGGCCCGCACCGTGGGCTGGATCGCTCAATGGAAAGAAATGATTGAGGACCCGTCGCAAAAGATTGGTCGCCCGCGTCAACTCTATACCGGTTCAGCACAACGTGACTTTGTGCCCTTATCGCAGCGCGCCTAA
- a CDS encoding FecR family protein — protein MTRAEAGETSSAEPGTSDIEAVWDALGQLEVSDFDAPEAIMRKPVFWSRRHMMGGAALAASLVLAVGLIWNQRPVIYQTDVGEQKTIQLSDGSHVTLNTDTRLSVRVTGKRREVTLETGEAFFTVAHRPDNAPFDVVSGPAHIRVTGTKFNVYRQTETTQVDLIEGGVRVGAKNAHVQVILRPGQAVRVDLHGRPGQVTAAQATRILDWQQNRLSFESAPLADAVAEMNRYSRVKLMVTTPALQTLKIDGVFDAGDTKGFARALHELHGITVRPTQDEIQLSRS, from the coding sequence ATGACGCGTGCCGAAGCGGGGGAAACTTCGTCTGCAGAGCCCGGCACATCAGACATCGAAGCGGTCTGGGATGCGTTGGGGCAACTGGAGGTATCCGATTTCGACGCTCCAGAAGCGATTATGCGTAAACCTGTTTTCTGGTCACGTCGTCATATGATGGGTGGTGCGGCCTTGGCCGCCAGTCTGGTTCTGGCCGTTGGGCTCATATGGAACCAGCGTCCCGTTATATATCAAACTGATGTGGGCGAGCAGAAAACGATCCAACTGTCTGATGGCTCGCATGTGACTCTCAATACCGATACGCGGCTGTCGGTGCGGGTGACGGGCAAACGCCGTGAGGTCACGCTCGAAACCGGAGAGGCCTTCTTTACGGTTGCACATCGCCCGGATAATGCGCCGTTCGATGTTGTAAGTGGTCCGGCCCATATTCGGGTGACGGGTACGAAATTCAATGTCTATCGCCAAACGGAAACGACGCAGGTCGATTTGATCGAAGGGGGGGTCAGGGTGGGAGCCAAAAATGCTCATGTGCAGGTTATATTACGCCCCGGTCAGGCGGTTCGGGTCGATTTACACGGTCGCCCCGGGCAGGTTACGGCCGCGCAAGCGACGCGCATCCTGGATTGGCAACAGAACCGCCTGAGTTTTGAGAGCGCACCTTTGGCCGACGCTGTCGCTGAAATGAACCGCTATAGCCGCGTGAAGCTGATGGTCACGACTCCGGCGCTGCAAACCCTCAAGATAGATGGTGTCTTCGATGCTGGCGACACTAAGGGCTTTGCCCGCGCCTTGCATGAACTGCACGGTATTACCGTGCGGCCGACCCAAGATGAGATCCAGTTGTCGCGAAGTTAA
- a CDS encoding TonB-dependent receptor has translation MSSGAFGALWFRLALLMPLAGVVCPHIAVAESREVSDTLFYVPEQSLDTALRLLAQQGRVQILFSGDRVAGQRSRAVKGRLPVRQAFSQALTGTGLEVRRVNRHTLIVVAAKRAAHKPNLPPLERAQPDREVAVPVVVVVAPRTRIVNAPAGRSFDAEVFDITAVKRLSRADLAQDSAQNLSEALSGLPGMTVVNTGRSFIGGVDSASRGEGLYAAFRGLNAEYNLNMINGVTLAQGQPYSRGIQLSLLPPAAFQNVVVYKTGRADLDGDFVGAAMDFQTPQATDIDGKPWTALTVTGRAESRARDYGDDGLGGGIRLEHARRLGPNQQIGLYIAAEYERRTFVNSELAGVMAAQNDNGWAYSQSGSTSGDPLDPSRPQDNLTLTSLNVGVSSGQSLIRNQTASLDWKVSDTLDVYLYGNHAEAETEQNSTFSQVVSGPHRWVDDGSGTYRLVVDSLSSRVWYETNPDEISLSTLTLGAYATAGTWRLSPYLFASDGNSARPDHIEASAWVNQTDGYNQGNAPRAFGGSAVVTYVDHLPVPQWPQSIFEDLDQAGTRLLARRAGQLTAQFSGQTRYGAGFDAAYSPPAGLWQSLKFGVKYSLSDREVTNRNWTNRFFGDFYETAGLTWEGLGIARGVYNSVFPGLYDWSVPRIDHDQLMRYFYQNRTELSFDTCGHIYINNLNCNTQSGTENVAAAYGMGTLIDGPWELLAGLRYEHTRIANTYWVMPDLSGVEQAGNWARSHSQYSKLLPSLNLNYRPDTESVWRAALWRSYVRPAFMQLGGSVRQETVAGITTLTRGNPDLKSVDATNLDLSYQRVAADGSALSLSAYYKRLDHYLFENGGSLDGVEIPATDTLRIVMPQNGGRGEVYGLEAEFFRSLPNPLGLGGEVSLHVNLSRQWSQVDLGRDELGRDMPMQNAPDWLGNVDVTYRRGRTALYLSYNYIGAYLSDYDVLQAPGTWDNLWVRPVGRLDARAQFQLRRGLSLDLVMTNLTDDYSYWSHVGRDSLALSDVIDSGRRFVISVRHEF, from the coding sequence ATGAGCAGCGGCGCATTTGGCGCACTATGGTTTCGATTGGCATTGCTGATGCCGCTGGCGGGAGTGGTTTGCCCGCACATAGCGGTCGCCGAGTCGCGTGAAGTCTCAGACACCTTATTCTATGTACCCGAACAATCACTTGATACCGCCTTGCGCCTGCTGGCCCAGCAAGGCCGCGTGCAGATCCTGTTTTCAGGCGACCGCGTCGCCGGTCAGCGCAGCCGGGCGGTTAAGGGCCGCCTGCCGGTGCGCCAAGCCTTTAGTCAGGCCCTGACCGGAACGGGGCTTGAGGTTCGGCGTGTAAACAGACACACCCTGATTGTGGTGGCCGCCAAACGCGCCGCGCACAAACCTAACCTTCCCCCGCTGGAACGCGCCCAGCCTGATCGCGAGGTCGCGGTGCCGGTAGTGGTCGTCGTGGCCCCGCGTACGCGCATCGTCAACGCCCCGGCGGGCCGAAGCTTTGATGCGGAAGTGTTCGACATCACCGCCGTTAAACGCCTGTCGCGGGCAGATCTGGCCCAGGACAGCGCCCAGAACCTGTCCGAAGCCTTAAGCGGCCTACCAGGCATGACGGTCGTCAATACCGGGCGGTCGTTTATCGGCGGCGTCGATTCGGCCTCACGCGGCGAAGGTCTTTATGCTGCGTTTCGGGGGCTGAACGCCGAATATAACCTTAACATGATCAATGGGGTGACTTTGGCGCAGGGCCAGCCCTATTCGCGCGGCATTCAGCTTAGCCTCCTGCCGCCGGCCGCCTTTCAGAATGTGGTGGTCTATAAGACCGGGCGGGCCGATCTGGACGGCGATTTCGTCGGGGCGGCTATGGATTTTCAGACCCCGCAGGCTACCGATATTGACGGGAAGCCATGGACGGCCCTGACGGTAACCGGGCGCGCCGAAAGCCGGGCCCGCGACTATGGCGACGACGGATTGGGGGGCGGCATACGCCTGGAACATGCCCGTCGTCTGGGCCCCAATCAACAGATTGGCCTTTATATTGCCGCAGAATATGAGCGCCGGACGTTTGTGAATTCCGAACTGGCCGGGGTTATGGCGGCGCAAAACGACAATGGCTGGGCCTACAGCCAGTCGGGTTCAACATCAGGTGATCCGCTTGACCCTTCGCGACCCCAGGATAATCTAACACTGACCAGCCTCAATGTCGGGGTATCGAGCGGTCAAAGCCTCATTCGCAATCAGACGGCGTCGCTGGACTGGAAGGTCAGCGATACCCTGGATGTCTATCTGTACGGCAATCACGCCGAGGCTGAAACCGAGCAAAACTCGACCTTCAGTCAGGTGGTCAGCGGCCCCCATCGCTGGGTGGACGACGGGTCAGGCACCTATCGACTGGTCGTCGACAGCCTGTCATCACGGGTATGGTACGAAACCAACCCTGACGAGATTTCCTTATCAACCCTGACCTTGGGGGCGTACGCTACGGCGGGCACCTGGCGATTATCCCCCTATCTGTTCGCCAGTGACGGCAACAGCGCCCGCCCCGACCACATAGAAGCCTCAGCATGGGTGAATCAGACGGACGGCTATAATCAGGGCAACGCCCCGCGCGCCTTTGGCGGCTCCGCCGTCGTCACCTATGTTGACCACCTGCCGGTGCCGCAGTGGCCCCAAAGCATTTTTGAGGATCTGGATCAGGCGGGCACCCGGCTACTGGCGCGACGGGCCGGACAACTGACGGCGCAGTTCAGCGGACAGACGCGCTACGGCGCAGGCTTTGATGCGGCCTACAGCCCGCCCGCCGGACTATGGCAAAGCCTTAAGTTTGGTGTCAAATACAGCCTCAGTGACCGTGAGGTTACCAACCGCAACTGGACGAACCGGTTCTTTGGCGATTTCTATGAAACCGCAGGCCTGACCTGGGAGGGCTTGGGGATCGCCCGTGGGGTTTACAACTCTGTCTTTCCGGGCCTATATGACTGGTCCGTGCCGCGTATCGACCATGATCAGTTGATGCGCTATTTTTACCAGAACCGTACGGAGCTGAGCTTTGACACCTGCGGTCATATCTATATCAATAACCTCAACTGCAACACGCAGTCGGGTACCGAAAATGTCGCCGCCGCCTATGGCATGGGCACGCTGATAGACGGCCCGTGGGAATTGCTGGCAGGACTAAGATATGAGCACACCCGCATTGCCAACACCTACTGGGTCATGCCGGATTTAAGCGGTGTCGAACAGGCCGGAAACTGGGCCCGGAGCCACAGCCAGTACAGCAAACTCCTGCCCAGCCTGAACCTCAACTACCGACCGGATACCGAAAGTGTGTGGCGGGCGGCCCTGTGGCGGTCCTATGTCCGACCTGCGTTCATGCAGTTGGGCGGCAGTGTGCGCCAGGAAACGGTGGCGGGCATCACCACCCTTACGCGCGGCAATCCCGACCTGAAAAGCGTCGATGCCACTAACCTCGATCTAAGCTATCAGCGGGTGGCGGCGGACGGATCAGCGCTCAGCCTGTCGGCCTATTACAAGCGGCTGGATCATTATCTGTTTGAAAACGGCGGCAGCCTTGACGGTGTGGAGATTCCGGCGACAGACACCTTACGCATCGTCATGCCGCAAAATGGTGGACGCGGCGAAGTTTACGGGCTGGAGGCAGAGTTTTTTCGCAGCCTCCCCAATCCGCTTGGTCTCGGCGGTGAGGTCAGCCTGCATGTCAACCTGAGCCGCCAGTGGTCGCAGGTGGATCTGGGCCGCGACGAACTGGGCCGGGATATGCCGATGCAGAATGCGCCGGACTGGCTGGGTAATGTCGATGTCACCTACCGGCGCGGGCGGACCGCGCTTTACCTGAGCTACAATTATATCGGGGCCTATCTGTCCGACTATGACGTGCTTCAGGCGCCGGGCACCTGGGATAATCTGTGGGTCCGGCCGGTCGGTCGTCTGGATGCCCGCGCCCAGTTTCAACTACGGCGCGGGCTTAGTCTGGATCTGGTCATGACGAACCTGACCGACGACTACAGCTACTGGTCCCATGTCGGCCGCGACAGTCTGGCCCTGTCCGATGTTATTGACTCAGGACGGCGGTTTGTCATCAGTGTGCGCCACGAGTTTTAA
- the lexA gene encoding transcriptional repressor LexA, producing MLTTKQRELLMFIHERIKESGVSPSFDEMKEALDLASKSGIHRLITALEERGFIRRLAHRARALEVIKLPDQATTAAPPKGRQNFVPHVVEGSKPQPAAKPVMEDGRELPLLGKIAAGVPIEAMGQERDRLRIPEAMLGAGEHYILEIEGNSMINAGILNGDYVIIKKTDTAQSGEIVVALVDGDTATLKRLRKKGASIALEAANPAYKTRIYNTDEVAVQGRLVGLLRKYH from the coding sequence ATGCTGACGACCAAACAACGCGAACTTTTAATGTTCATCCATGAACGCATCAAGGAAAGTGGTGTTTCACCTTCCTTTGATGAAATGAAAGAAGCGTTGGATCTGGCGTCAAAGTCGGGTATCCACCGTCTGATAACAGCGCTTGAAGAACGCGGTTTCATTCGCAGGCTGGCGCATCGGGCCAGAGCGCTTGAGGTCATTAAGCTTCCTGATCAGGCAACAACCGCCGCACCGCCTAAGGGACGACAAAACTTTGTGCCTCATGTGGTCGAAGGTTCAAAACCTCAACCCGCGGCGAAACCTGTTATGGAAGATGGCCGCGAATTGCCCTTATTGGGTAAAATAGCTGCCGGTGTACCTATTGAAGCCATGGGGCAGGAGCGTGATCGATTACGCATACCAGAAGCGATGCTGGGGGCCGGTGAGCATTATATTCTGGAGATTGAAGGCAACTCCATGATCAATGCCGGTATCTTAAACGGTGATTACGTCATTATCAAAAAAACCGATACTGCGCAATCTGGCGAAATTGTCGTGGCGCTTGTTGACGGCGATACCGCAACCTTAAAGCGTCTACGGAAAAAAGGCGCTTCGATTGCATTGGAAGCTGCAAATCCTGCCTACAAAACCCGCATATATAATACCGATGAAGTGGCCGTTCAGGGCCGCCTGGTTGGTCTATTACGTAAGTACCATTAA